One window of the Thamnophis elegans isolate rThaEle1 chromosome 6, rThaEle1.pri, whole genome shotgun sequence genome contains the following:
- the TOMM70 gene encoding mitochondrial import receptor subunit TOM70, with product MAASKPVEAAAGGNGTGSGIPRWQLALAIGVPLIGVGAFYWWNRRRRGTRAGGKGTSERKTPEGRASPAFTDSSGGSHLDGPAGGGDELSPLDKAQAAKNKGNKYFKAGKYEQAIQCYTEAISLCPSEKNSDLSTFYQNRAAAYEQLQKWKEVAQDCTKAVELNPRYVKALFRRAKAHEKLDNKKECLEDVTAVCILEGFQNQQSMLLADKVLKLLGKEKAKEKYKNREPLMPSPQFIKSYFSSFTDDIISQPLQREEKSDEDKDKEGEASIIKENCGYLKAKKYMEEENYDKIISECTKEIEAKGKYMAEALLLRATFYLLIGNANAANPDLNQVIVMEDANVKLRANALIKRGSMYMQQQQPSLSTQDFNMAADIDPQNADVYHHRGQLKILLDRVEEAVEDFDECIRLRPDSALAQAQKCFALYRQAYTGNNTSQVQAAMKGFEDVIKKFPKCAEGYALYAQALTDQQQFGKADDMYDKCIDLEPDNATTYVHKGLLQLQWKQDLDKGLELISKAIEIDNKCDFAYETMGTIEVQRGNLDKAIDMFNKAINLAKSEMEMAHLYSLCDAAYAQTEVAKKYGLKPPTL from the exons ATGGCCGCCTCGAAGCCCGTGGAGGCCGCCGCAGGTGGAAACGGGACGGGCTCGGGGATCCCGCGCTGGCAGCTGGCACTGGCAATCGGGGTGCCGCTGATTGGGGTCGGAGCCTTTTACTGGTGGAACCGACGGAGGCGTGGGACGCGGGCCGGAGGCAAAGGAACCAGCGAGAGGAAGACTCCCGAGGGGAGAGCCAGCCCGGCCTTCACCGACTCTTCAGGGGGTAGTCATCTCGATGGCCCCGCCGGCGGCGGCGACGAGTTG agtCCTCTAGATAAAGCACAGGCTGCAAAGAACAAAGGCAACAAATACTTTAAAGCTGGAAAATACGAACAAGCTATTCAATGCTATACTGAAGCCATTAGTTTATGTCCTTCTGAAAAAAATAGTGACCTTTCTACATTTTATCAGAACCGAGCTGCAGCTTATGAACAACTG caaaaatggaaagaagtGGCCCAGGATTGCACAAAGGCAGTTGAACTTAATCCCAGATATGTGAAAGCACTTTTTAGGCGTGCAAAAGCACATGAGAAACTAGACAACAAAAAAGAATGTTTAGAAG ATGTTACTGCAGTTTGCATTTTAGAGGGCTTTCAAAATCAACAAAGTATGTTGCTAGCTGATAAAGTTCTTAAACTTCTTGGGAAAGAAAAAGCCAAAGAGAAATATAAG AACCGGGAACCCTTGATGCCTTCACCACAGTTTATCAAATCTTACTTCAGCTCTTTCACGGATGACATTATATCTCAGCCTCTTCAAAGGGAAGAGAAATCTGatgaagataaagataaagaaggAGAGGCCTCCATAATAAAAGAAAA CTGTGGCTATTTAAAGGCAAAGAAATATATGGAGGAAGAAAACTACGACAAAATAATTAGCGAGTGTACTAAAGAAATTGAAGCTAAAGGAAAATATATGGCAGAAGCTTTGCTATTAAGAGCTACATTCTATTTACTTATTGGTAATGCAAATGCTGCCAACCCTGATTTGAATCAGGTTATAGTTATGGAAGATGCAAATGTAAAG CTTCGTGCTAATGCCCTCATCAAACGAGGAAGTATGTATATGCAGCAGCAACAGCCTTCGCTCTCTACTCAAGACTTTAATATGGCTGCTGATATTGATCCTCAGAATGCAGATGTTTATCATCATAGAGGACAG CTAAAAATTTTGCTTGACCGTGTAGAAGAAGCTGTAGAAGATTTTGATGAATGTATCCGTTTGCGCCCAGATTCTGCCTTGGCACAGGCACAGAAATGTTTTGCTTTG TATCGTCAAGCCTATACTGGAAACAATACTTCGCAAGTACAAGCAGCAATGAAAGGTTTTGAGGATGTTATTAAGAAATTTCCAAAGTGTGCTGAAGGTTATGCGTTGTATGCCCAG GCATTAACAGACCAACAACAGTTTGGCAAAGCTGATGATATGTATGATAAATGTATTGATCTTGAGCCAGATAATGCTACTACCTACGTTCATAAGGG tttacttCAGCTTCAGTGGAAGCAAGATTTAGATAAAGGTTTGGAACTTATAAGCAAAGCTATTGAAATTGATAACAAATGCGATTTTGCATATGAAACCATGGGGACAATTGAAGTGCAAag GGGCAATCTGGATAAAGCCATTGATATGTTCAACAAAGCTATTAATCTAGCCAAATCAGAAATGGAAATGGCTCACCTCTACTCACTCTGTGATGCTGCTTATGCCCAGACAGAAGTTGCTAAAAAATATGGATTGAAGCCACCAACGCTGTAA